GCGGTGGAACCGGCCCGAGGGCGGCTTCTTCCTCACCGTGCAGGTGCCGTTCCCCGCCGACGACGCGGCGCTCACCCGCTCCGCCCAGGACTTCGGCGTCATCTGGACGCCGATGAGCCACTTCCACCCCGGCGCCGGCGGCGGCCACCGCGCCCTCCGGCTCTCCACCAGCTATCTGACCACCGAGGAGATCGACGAGGGCGCCGCACGCCTCGCCCGCTTCATCGAAGCCGGGACGAGGGCCGCGTGACACCACGGATCCTTCCCGATCTCCCTTCCCCGACCGTCCGAATCCAGTGGGAAAGGACCGCACGTGAACGGCATCAGCGGAGCACAACGACCGCGTAGCAAGAAGCGCATGTGGGGGTGGACCTTCCGATGATCACCGGCCTGGAGAGCGAGGAGCTCCTGGATCCGCGATCCGCGACAGCACAGGTGCCGGGTCCGTACCGGCCCCGCATCCTCGGGGTGGGCACCGCCGCCACCCCCACGACGTACACCCAGCAGGAGGTGCTCGACGCCTTCGGCATCACCGACCCCAGAATCAGCTCCGTCTTCCTCAACAGCGCGATAGAGCGGCGCCATCTGACGCTGCCCGCCCCCGACGAGCACGGAGTCCGGCACTCCGAGCCGCAGGGCGACCTGCTCGACAAGCACAAGGCCACCGCGATCGAGATGGGCGCGCAAGCCCTCCGCGCCTGCCTGAAGAGCGCCGGCCACGAGCTGTCGGACCTGCGCCACCTCTGCTGCGTGACGTCCACCGGCTTCCTCACCCCCGGGCTCAGCGCGCTGCTGATCCGCGAGTTGGGCATCGACCGGCACTGCAGCCGCTCCGACATCGTCGGCATGGGCTGCAACGCGGGGCTGAACGCGCTGAACGTCGTCAGCGGCTGGTCCGCCGCCCACCCGGGCGAACTCGCCGTCGTCCTCTGTGCCGAAGCCTGCTCCGCGGCGTACGCGTTCGACGAGACCATGCGCACCGCCGTCGTCAACAGCCTCTTCGGCGACGGCGCCGCCGCCGTCGCGCTCATGTCCGGCGCGGCCTTTGTGAGCCCCGACGGCGCCCGCGGCCCGGACGTGCTGAAGTTCGCCAGTTGCCTCATCCCCGAGGCGCTGGAGGCGATGCGCTACGACTGGGACCGCGACCAGGACCGGTTCAGCTTCTTCCTCGACCCGCTGATCCCGTACGTCGTCGGCGCCCACGCCGAACTCGTCGTCGACCGGCTGCTGGAGGACACCGGCCTGCGCCGCAGCGACATCCGGCACTGGCTGGTGCACTCCGGCGGCAAGAAGGTGATCGACGCCGTCGTCGTCAACCTCGGACTCACCCGCCACGACGTCCGCCACACGGTCGGCGTGCTGCGCGACTACGGCAACGTCTCGAGCGGCTCCTTCCTGTTCTCGTACGAGCGGCTGCTCGACGAGGACGTCACCCACCCCGGAGACCACGGCGTGCTCATGACCATGGGCCCGGGCTCCACGATCGAAACGGCCCTGGTCCGATGGTGAGAGCGGAGGATGCGATGAGCGACACGCTCACGCTGAGAATCGACGGGGCCGAGCCGCTGACGGCCGGGGCAGTCAAGGAATTGGCCGCCGTCTGCGACGAGGCGGAGGACGGCGAGGGCACCGGCGTGGTCACGGTGTACGTCACCGGGACCCCCGGGCCGGGCTGGACCCGGGGGGTTGACGTCCAACTGGTCAGCAAGTGGGAGCGGGCGCTGCGCCGGCTCGAACGGCTGCCGGCGGCCACGGTCGCGGT
The Streptomyces sp. CNQ-509 DNA segment above includes these coding regions:
- the dpgA gene encoding 3,5-dihydroxyphenylacetyl-CoA synthase DpgA codes for the protein MITGLESEELLDPRSATAQVPGPYRPRILGVGTAATPTTYTQQEVLDAFGITDPRISSVFLNSAIERRHLTLPAPDEHGVRHSEPQGDLLDKHKATAIEMGAQALRACLKSAGHELSDLRHLCCVTSTGFLTPGLSALLIRELGIDRHCSRSDIVGMGCNAGLNALNVVSGWSAAHPGELAVVLCAEACSAAYAFDETMRTAVVNSLFGDGAAAVALMSGAAFVSPDGARGPDVLKFASCLIPEALEAMRYDWDRDQDRFSFFLDPLIPYVVGAHAELVVDRLLEDTGLRRSDIRHWLVHSGGKKVIDAVVVNLGLTRHDVRHTVGVLRDYGNVSSGSFLFSYERLLDEDVTHPGDHGVLMTMGPGSTIETALVRW